One part of the Arvicanthis niloticus isolate mArvNil1 chromosome 15, mArvNil1.pat.X, whole genome shotgun sequence genome encodes these proteins:
- the LOC117720878 gene encoding vomeronasal type-1 receptor 100-like, with the protein MFSIENVLYFQAGIGVLANMFLLVFYIFIILGNRSKLIDLISFQLTFVHIIMILTGGNIMLTDVFESLIVENDIKCKATLYTNRVMRGLSISITCLLSVFQAVTISPSTSLLAKFKHKLRKHMINASFLYIWSFNLSLSSNLIFYVGGFTNVSETKKMKVTKSCSLFPMNYIIRGLIVTVTTSRDVFLVGVMLITSAYIVIILVRHQRQYKHLHSISYLNASPEKKATQTILLLVVIFVLLYLVDFIISSISILLWIYNPVILNVQKFLMNTYPTITPLVQIISDKRIINVLTNMQSKCH; encoded by the coding sequence ATGTTCTCGATTGAGAATGTCCTTTATTTTCAAGCTGGGATTGGAGTCCTAGCCAATATGTTTCTTctagttttttatattttcataatcttAGGTAACAGATCTAAGCTCATTGATCTGATCTCTTTTCAACTGACCTTTGTTCACATAATTATGATACTCACTGGAGGAAATATCATGCTTACAGATGTATTTGAGTCTCTGATTGTTGAGAATGACATCAAATGTAAGGCAACTTTATACACAAACAGGGTGATGAGAGGCCTCTCTATCAGcatcacctgcctcctgagtgtgttcCAGGCTGTCACAATCAGTCCCAGTACCTCTTTGCTggcaaaatttaaacataaattaagaaaacacatgattaatgcttcttttctttatatttggtCTTTCAATTTATCTCTTAGTAGTAACCTGATCTTCTATGTTGGTGGTTTTACCAATGTGAGTGAGACCAAGAAGATGAAGGTCACTAAATCCTGCTCACTCTTCCCCATGAACTACATCATCAGGGGACTGATTGTGACAGTGACAACCTCGAGGGATGTGTTTCTTGTAGGAGTCATGCTGATCACAAGTGCATACATAGTGATTATCTTGGTCAGACATCAGAGGCAATACAAGCATCTTCACAGCATCAGCTATCTGAATGCATCCCCTGAGAAAAAGGCTACACAAACCATCTTGCTACTGGTTGTTATCTTTGTGCTTTTATACTTGGTGGACTTCATCATATCATCCATCTCCATTCTGTTATGGATATACAACCCAGTAATCTTGAATGTTCAAAAGTTTTTGATGAATACCTATCCTACAATTACTCCTTTGGTACAAATCATTTCAGATAAGAGAATAATCAATGTGTTGACAAACATGCAGTCAAAATGCCACtag